The Nicotiana sylvestris chromosome 6, ASM39365v2, whole genome shotgun sequence genomic sequence TATAGGAACCCCTGGAATGAGATTAGGATGGGAAAGTTGCTTGAAGACCTTGATGCTTTGGCTGGAACTATATCCTTCAAGGTACTCTTTAAGGCTTTGAGCATCTGCTTATTGCATATCTGTTAGAGCTGAGCTCATTATCTTTATAGTTAAGACGTTTCGACTTGAATGCTATCAGGATCATGATATCAGGGTACTTAAGACTTGATCATGTTTGTGTTTGGTTTATCAGTTATGATCACACAAGATTGTTCTTATTATTAGAATTTTGTTGTGCTAGTCATGTACTTCTGTTTGTCGTTGGACTTCACCAGTAGTGCAGAGTTTGACTACTTGCTGCCTGCTTTGGCTGATCATGAACCAAAGAATTTCCTCTCTTATGAAGTATTGTCCTCatattctctttctctcttttcaatCCAGCACTGTTCCAGTAATGATGGTACTACTAGGCCCTTGATACTAGTTACAGCTTCTGTGGACAAGATGCTTCTGAAAAAACCTATTCGTATTGATACTGATCTTACAATAGAGGGTGCTGTGACATGGGTTGGTCGGTCATCTATGGAGATTCAATTGGAAGTGATGCAATCTTCCCCAGGTATATTCCAAAAGTCATAGTTCGCTTAGTTCAGAAGTTGTGATTTTCGTGGAAAATTGTTCCTGCTTTCATGCAGAGTCATTAGGAAATGACATATCTACTTTCATGTTAATTATTAATAATAATTTAGTGCTATACTCTTTCCTGAGTGGTTATAGGTTAAAGCTTTGCTAATGCAAGGGTAATACCACCAATTAGAGTTGAGATTTTCAAACTGCAAATAGATGAATATTTGTCATATTGACATAGAGCTTAGCAATGCATCATCTTGCTTCCAGCAATTGGGTACTAGGTTTTCTATATACACCTTGTATGCgggttttatcattattaaattCATAAGTATAAACTAGTaaattaatttgaaatatttaaaattttatctTTGCATCTGAATCAGAAATTTAAGATGATTTTGACCTTGATTGACATGTCTTCTACCTCATAAGTTTCTCTAATTGTAATCTTTTCAATTTATCTATTCGTTCCATTGTTTCTTCcattattgtttttttttgttatgcaTCTCTCTTCACTAAATCAATTGCTTTAATTGTGTTTCCTCTTAAAGCCCCACATAACTTGATACTTTTCGACACTGCAAGTGCAAACATAGGGTGAAGTCAATTTAGATACATTAGACTGGGTTGAATTATTTTCAGGATTTTCATATTAGCCACAGTAAAGGGAGTTCTTTTTCCATGTATCAGATTCTTTGTGAACTGCTTGATTCCCTTCAGTTCTCTTTCTTCAACTTATGTTAACATTATCCTAGTGCTGATTTAAGGCTGATCCATTAAGGTTGTCATATCATAAAACTTTAGCGAAGACCTCCTTTGGAAACATTAACGCTATGTGAAAAAGGGGCTGAGACACATTTGCAAAACCACTTGTGATATTATGGTGACAAAGATGGTTTCACTGTTCTCGTTATTAGCTTTTTTTGTAAAGAAAACTCATGAATCAGAAATAAATTCTTAAAGGGACGATGGAAGATGAACTGGTACTAGTTGGTTAATTTTGTTGAGCCACATGGCCAGTTCAGGAAGGGTTGTAATTAACAAACTGCAGAAACAAGGCCAAGCCTGAGTGCAAGTGGTATAGATTCACTAGAGAACACAGAGGAGATACTTATTGTTCTTGAATATGAGATTGAATTCTgctccttctttttttttatatgttgCATTGGGTTCATATGCTTGCCATATCACTTGTGTCCTGGATGTTTGGGTGCGTTTAAGAATACTGCATTTTAAAAGTGAAACATAAGTGTCAGGGTCTCAGGTCGTGAACATTTATCTTAAATTTTTGAGCTGTTTTTAATCAACTGTAATTTGAATGTCAATTTCGTAAACCAATTCATACATGACTGGCCTTCCCTGTGGAATTTTTCCTGTGGAAGAAAATGCTCTTTACTCTTGTAACTTGTaagtactccctccatttcattTATGCGACACACTTTCTTTATTAGTCCATTCCAATAAGAATAACACAATTatatatttggaaacaatttaactttaaacttttcattTTGCTAATTtgacccttaatgagaagcttttacaGCTGCACAAATTGAAAGCGTCACAAAAACTTTTACCCTTTAAGCTTTTGAAACAACCAGTTTCAAAGTCTTCCTCTTTTTCTTAAACtgcgtgccgagtcaaactacgtCACATAAATTGTGTTAGATAGTCATGTTTAAATAGTCCTAGTCTTATATATAATAGGAGTAGAATATGTCCAAGTCCCATATAtagtaggagtagaatatgtcttagtcccatatgtagtaggagtagaatatatattatatatagggctcattgtatcgTTGTTAAGAAAAATAGATTTTTCTCCCATGTATTCTCACATGGTATCCGAGCTTCAGCGAGATAATTATCATTGTGCGTCATTCCAGCAACATCCGGGTAGAAAGATCTCATCGCCGTGCAATTTTCCGGCAACTTCGTTTTGTTCCCAGGGTTCATCACCGCTACAGTGGTACTGTGCATATACCAGTACCACCATAAACCCTTGTGCAACCAAATCCCAGAAATTCCAGTCCCATCTGAATAGAAAAGTCAGTTACTGTGCGTCTTTCCGGTTGACCACTCAAGATTGATTTGCGTTATCTCCTTATCAGTAAGTGTTGTGCGAAAACCAACACTACTATCTTGTTCGGAAAAGTCGGGCGACAAAACCCCAGTCAATCGCTCCGGCAGAAAGTCATGCGTCGCCAGAACTAGGTTCCAGTGAGCTACAATAACTTTTCCGGCGCGTGCGAGCCATTCCGGCCACTTTTTGACAAAACTTCTTCAGGACAACTCGTCTAGTGATTCGGAGTCTACCCATAATTACATCAAATTCTGACAACTTTTGTTTTTCCGGCGTGAATAGTGATTTCCCGGTGTGAATAGTAATTTCCACAAAAAGTTTCTGTTTTCTGGTGGTGTTTTAGAACCTATTTTGTAGTGTGGAATTCGGCTTAGTCTTactattttcaaatttttccagCGACCTTTCGGCCAACTTCTGTTTATCAGCAACCACTTGGTTTTGTTGCTTAGGGGGAGTCTAGTGGCTTTGTATgtcgaatgatcagcttgcaGATATTTTTACCAAGTCCCTCACTGGTCCTCGTATTTAGTTACATATGTAACAAATTCGGTACATATAATTTGTATGCACcgacttgagggggagtgttagatagTTATGTGTAAATATTCCTAGTCCTatatgtagtaggagtagaatatgtTCTAGTCCTATATAtagtaggagtagaatatgtattatatatagggctcattgtatcgTTGTTAAAAACAAAGATTTTTCTCCTGTGCATCCTCACAATTTGGAATGGAGGGAGTACTAACTTTTGTGTCATTGTTTATCGTTTAATTGATATCACATTACTATTAACAGCCATTTGCTTCTTTCTTCAGTTTTCATCTAGAGCAATCACCCTCTCTTCTTCTCCTAGTAAGCTAGTAATCTTCTTCCTCTTTTTAAGTTTTCAGGCTTTTTTCGCCCTCTTCTCAAATCTACTCTCTTAGTAGAGTTattaaagaaattaaataaaaaactGAATGatgccaattttttttttgaattgattAGATGAAAATTGAAAGCTAAATTTGAGATTGACGTTATCTTGCAGTGGCCTTGTCGAAATTACAATTTACTGATGTTGGATTACTATTTTCATTATTGTATTCTAGAAGCTGAAATTTAGCAAGTATTGTAGCAGTTTTGTGCTATAAGTACTAAAATCATATATTTTAGACCTTTTATATATTCCATAAATGGTACCCTTCACTTCGAAAAGTGTGCAACTCGCTTTTCGCTTAAAACACCATGAGGCTTATCCTTGTTTGTATCTTTCACTTTTAAAAGCTCTGTGGTATTcataaataagaaggaatttgttTCAGTATTCCATTTCTGCTGGAAAATGCAGTAGTGTATTACAGTATTGCAGGCTTACGTGCCTTatgattttttaaaatttaacaacAAAATTATTTGATTGTGATAGAAGATATTTCTTGGAAAGGCTAGGTTTCTCAGAGTTTTTTCTGTGTAAACCTCTTGTTTTAAAAGGACCGAGTTTTGATAGCTTTCTATGTCATGCACTCATGCTTCATTGCCTCTGTATTTGGTGGTTATTGTCTCCTATGACATGGAACATTTCTTGCAGAAACATCCAGAACCTCACAGTCATTAGCTCTAACTGCAAACTTCACTTTTGTGGCCCGAGACTCTAAGACTGGAAAATCAGCTCCAATTAATCAGATTTCGCCTGAAACTGAAAAAGAAAAGCTTCTcagggaagaagcagaagaaagaAACAAAATGAGAAAGATTAAAAAAGGGGAACAGAAGAAGAAAATTCAGGGTGAGGAAGTGAAAGGGCTAAACGAGTTGCTGGCTGAGGGCCGAATCTTTTGTGATATGCCTGCTTTGGCAGATAGAGACAGCATTTTAATGAAGGATACTTGTCTTCAGAACTCTTTGATTTGCCAGCCACAGCAGCGAAACATCCATGGACGAATTTTTGGAGGATTCTTGATGCGGAGAGCTTTTGAGCTGGCTTATGCAACAGCTTATGCATTTGCAGGCAGTGCACCTTGCTTTGTGGAAGTTGATCATGTTGATTTCTTGAAACCTGTAAGTTTAGCTGTTACCTTTTAGCATATAGTCACCCTATTATTCAATCTCAAATAAATATCGTCACACTATATGTTACCATCTCAAAAAAAATATCGTCACACTATTCCTTACATTTAATTTTTCTTGGATCTAAATTAAAAGGTTGAGCGTAGGATAGATAAAAACAGTGATTTTGATACTAAATACATCAAACAGTACATTCCTAACAAAGTTCTAGTGATTCAATGTCTGTTTCATTCTAATGGGACCAAAAGTTTGTAGACTGTTCATTCTTTCTCCTCTGGAGGCCCACCTTTTCCTTATGTATGatttctaaattaatcaaattGAATACTACCTCCGTTCCATTTTTATGTGGCATTATTACTATTTGGAGAGTTTAAAAGGGTCTTCTTTGACCACGATATTGTAATTATTTCTAACTATTCAAAATTTTATGGTTAATAATTTAAATGACTAATTATCATGACTTATAATACTTTTGATGTAATCTCCAAgtaagcaaattttatttcaaaaaacttGGAAATCTTTTTTCCAATTCTTACACCGGAAATTATTAGTTTGACCTTCGTATCCAAATCCCTCTACAAGAGTGAGTAGTATATAATGTTTATTAAAGTAATCTTGTACCGAAAACTCTGTCATTTTCAACCCAATACATAAAGCCAAGAAAGAATAGTTTACATCTACATTATCCGAATTAGTTTCAGTCGGTTATATGGTCATCTGAACTATGAGTGTATTATGTTTCTGTAGAAATTGTCAAATCTTTCATCCCCAATACAACATCTACCTAGTCGGCATGACTATAGTCATATTTTGTTATAGGCATAGTATGTGAGTTCTACACCTTTCTTAGTCATTCTTCTTTGCAGAATTACAAAAGTTAAATATAGTCACATCTCCATCTTATACCTGCAAAAGCCGTAAGTTTTCGCCATTAATTTACTTCCATTACATCTAATGCCGAACTAATTCTACACAACTATTTACAATATTTTTGAATAAACATTTTACCTTGCAATAGtttactctctctctctttttattttgtttttgtgtgtcggggggggggggggttatgtTCCTTATACTGATAGTATGTCGAGAATGTAGTTAATTTTTCATGAGAAGATGTTTATAAAAAGATGTTACATGAAACAATGAAGGGATTGTGAAGTTCTTATAATCAGGATTCAGCATCTGATATTTGGCTTGTATGTGGAAGTCAGATGCTTTATGATCCCACATACTGAGTCTCGTAAGGTATTTATGGGATTACAAATAGGATACGTGATCCCCACTAAGCAAGTGAATACCCGGCAATATTCTCTTGAAATTTGGAACAGAGTTCAATCATTGATGCATATTGTGTGTGAAAGTAAATTTGAATCACAAATAATATAGGAATTTTTACACTCTGGATCAGCTGGTCCAATCTTACAACCAAAACAGGCCCATATTTATAATCCTTACCCGGTTTGGAcccttttgtatatattttgaaaaacccTCATTAGCAGCTCCCATTTCCCTTCTCCTTTTAAAACCATTGACGACCACCTCTCTCGTCATTTTGTAGTGTTTTCTTTTTCCTGCATCTTGGCAGTACTTCTTAAGAAGTGAACATAGATTAT encodes the following:
- the LOC104243217 gene encoding acyl-coenzyme A thioesterase 2, chloroplastic-like: MGSPSSRLHFFTKRCPKFSNFLLGLANYEKPTSFCDQMVCQTRVFSVGQNSDPVPVVATTLDTIDAGSSIRKPISLWPGMYHSPVTNALWEARSSIFERLSSAPVDPSPPTDLIAKTPSKSRTSVLYKFSSDYVLREQYRNPWNEIRMGKLLEDLDALAGTISFKHCSSNDGTTRPLILVTASVDKMLLKKPIRIDTDLTIEGAVTWVGRSSMEIQLEVMQSSPETSRTSQSLALTANFTFVARDSKTGKSAPINQISPETEKEKLLREEAEERNKMRKIKKGEQKKKIQGEEVKGLNELLAEGRIFCDMPALADRDSILMKDTCLQNSLICQPQQRNIHGRIFGGFLMRRAFELAYATAYAFAGSAPCFVEVDHVDFLKPVDVGNFLRLKSCVLYTELENLCRPLINVEVIAHVMRPELRSSEVSNNFYFTFTVQQDSLKNGKRIRNVVPGTEEEARRVIERMDAEKS